From one bacterium genomic stretch:
- a CDS encoding 3-oxoacid CoA-transferase subunit A yields the protein MPSSRPPAKGKVYLSSAEAVADIPDGAVILIGGFGGVGVPENLLAAMADHPVRGLTVVTNHAGFGERGLAMLFGQGKVRKLICSYAFHKNAFVFRELYMAGKIELEQIPQGTMAERIRAAGAGIPAFYTPTGTGTATAEGKEVRRFGEREALLEHALPGDFALIKAHRADTMGNLAYRGTAANFNPVMAAAAAVTIAEIEEIVQPGEIAPEAVHTPSVYVNRIVQGESLDLRSET from the coding sequence GTCGCGGATATTCCCGACGGCGCCGTCATTTTGATCGGCGGCTTCGGCGGGGTGGGCGTTCCCGAGAATTTGCTGGCCGCCATGGCGGATCACCCCGTCCGCGGGCTGACGGTGGTCACCAACCACGCCGGATTCGGAGAGCGCGGCCTCGCGATGCTCTTCGGACAGGGGAAGGTGCGGAAGCTTATCTGCTCCTATGCGTTTCACAAAAACGCGTTCGTCTTCCGGGAACTCTACATGGCGGGAAAGATCGAGCTTGAACAGATCCCCCAGGGCACGATGGCCGAGCGGATACGGGCGGCGGGGGCCGGGATTCCGGCTTTCTACACACCAACCGGCACCGGGACGGCGACGGCCGAGGGCAAGGAAGTGCGCCGCTTCGGGGAGCGCGAAGCCCTGCTCGAGCACGCCCTTCCGGGCGATTTCGCCCTCATCAAGGCGCACCGCGCAGACACGATGGGAAACCTCGCCTATCGCGGCACGGCAGCCAACTTCAATCCCGTGATGGCCGCTGCCGCCGCTGTCACCATCGCCGAGATCGAAGAGATCGTCCAGCCGGGAGAGATCGCGCCCGAGGCCGTGCACACCCCAAGCGTTTACGTGAACCGCATTGTTCAGGGAGAGAGCCTTGACCTCCGATCGGAAACTTGA
- a CDS encoding 3-oxoacid CoA-transferase subunit B — protein MARRVARAIPDGTVVNLGIGNPSLVSNHVSLERGILFMAENGILGIGPRPPAGEEDKDLINASREPVTTIPGASIFGHAESFAMIRGGHVDIAVLGALQVSASGDLANWTVPGAGKGGIGGAMDLAAGARAVYAMMTHLTKEGEFKILDAVSYPLTARGVVKMLFTDIALIEFTDAGPLLREVAEGLSPEDVQAASGPALRIAEPPGILPRASSRPPRP, from the coding sequence ATGGCGCGCCGGGTCGCGCGCGCGATACCGGACGGCACCGTCGTCAACCTCGGGATCGGGAATCCCTCCCTGGTGTCGAACCACGTCTCCCTGGAGCGCGGGATCCTCTTCATGGCGGAAAACGGCATCCTCGGCATCGGCCCCCGGCCGCCGGCGGGTGAGGAGGACAAGGACCTCATCAACGCCTCGCGCGAACCGGTAACCACGATTCCCGGCGCGTCAATCTTCGGGCACGCGGAATCCTTCGCCATGATCCGCGGGGGGCATGTGGACATCGCCGTCCTCGGCGCGCTGCAGGTATCGGCATCGGGCGATCTCGCCAACTGGACGGTGCCCGGCGCCGGCAAGGGAGGCATCGGCGGCGCCATGGACCTCGCCGCAGGAGCGCGGGCGGTCTACGCCATGATGACCCATCTCACGAAAGAAGGAGAATTCAAGATACTCGATGCGGTCAGCTACCCGCTCACCGCGCGCGGGGTGGTGAAAATGCTCTTCACCGACATCGCGCTGATCGAGTTCACCGATGCGGGGCCTCTCCTCCGCGAGGTGGCCGAGGGGCTCTCCCCGGAGGACGTGCAGGCGGCGAGCGGGCCGGCGCTGCGCATCGCCGAGCCGCCGGGGATTTTGCCGCGTGCATCGAGCAGGCCGCCGCGCCCCTGA